CAGTTCGAGCTGCCCTTCGCCGCCCACCTTCGTTTCCGCTGCCCCAAGCGGCTGCACGGAACCAACGGCGGACCCCCCGACGGAAAGGAGGCAGCCGCCAAGGAACCGGAGCCCGCCAAGTTCGCCAAGCCGCTCCCTCACCCCTTCCCTGACGGCGGCGCCGGGGGAGCGGCCAAGCCCTCCACGGACTTCCACAACCTGGCCCGGGAGCTGGAGAATCCCCCGCGCCGCCCCGACGTCACCCCCGAGGGTGCGGGCGGAGGGACCAAACGGCGATACCCCGAGGAGGAGGCACGGAGCCGCTTCCCGACGGAGCGCCCGGGGCTTCCGGCGGCCCCCAAGGAGGAGCCGGTGTGCACCCCGCAGCAGCAGTTCCGCGCCGCCGGCTCCTACTGCGGCCCCGAGGATGGCGGCCGCCTCTTCGCGCCCCCCAGCCCCGAGACGGGCGAGGCGAAGCGCAGCGCCTTCGTCGAGGTGAAGAAGGCGGCGCGCGGTCCCGAGCCCGACGCAGCCCCCGAGGACGGCCCCGAGCGATCCTCGCCCGCGGCCCCGACGGCGGGTGGAGGGGGGGAGCCGGCGCTGTGCCCCCGCTCCGGAGGAGGCGGTGGAAACGGAGCGGCGACGCGGGGCAGCGCGTTCAGCTCGGTGCCGCAGCTCGGGGCGGCGGGTGCCGTCGGGGCGGAGGAGCGGAAGAGCGCCTTCTCGCAGCCCGCCCGCTGCTTTCCGCCGCTGCCGCTCGGCCCCAAGCTGGGAGCGCTGGGAGAGCCGTGCCCCGACGGCCCTTCCGCCGGCCGCCTGTACGCCGCCGAGCTGGCCGCCAAGGAgggagcgggcggcggggcgggagCCAAGCAGAGCCCCTTCCTCTACGCCACCGCCTTCTGGCCCAAGAGCTCCGCGGCCGCGGTGGGgcccctccagctgcagctgccgtCGGCGCTGACGCTGCTGCCGCCGTCGTTCGCGTCGCTGTGCCTCCCGGCGCAGAACTGGTGCGCCAAGTGCAACGCGTCGTTCCGCATGACGTCGGACCTGGTGTACCACATGCGCTCGCACCATAAGAAGGAGTACGCGCTGGAGCCGCTGGTGAAGCGGCGCCGCGAAGAGAAGCTCAAGTGCCCCATCTGCAACGAGTCCTTCCGCGAGCGGCACCACCTCTCTCGCCATATGACCTCGCACAACTAGCGACGGGGCtgaaggggggaagggggacggggggagaaaatggagagaaatatGGAGGAAACGAAGAGAGCGGAGAGGATTCGAGAAGGGGAAAatggagggggggaaaaaaagagaaaaatgggggaaaaaaagattgagaaaatggggggaaaacggaggaaaatgggaaaaaaataaaagaaatttgagaaaatggaccaagaaaagagaaaaatggacaAGAGTGAGAAAATGGGCAAAGCGGATAGAATTGGGAGGCGTGAGAAAACGgaggaagatggagaaaatgGGGAGCGATTGAGGAAATGGgcagaatggagaaaaatggagaagaacGGCTAAAAGATTGGggggaaaatggagaaaacGGGGAATAATggagaagaatggaagaaaaatgggagAATATAAAGGAAATAACGAAGAAATATGGACAGTATtggggaaaatgggaaaaaatggaaaaaaaaaaaccctgagcCAACggagaaaatgagagaatttgaggggaaaaaataagaaaaaggggaaaaatcgagaaaatggagaaaaaggaagaaatggagaaaaacgGACTCAAAAATGGACGAAGGGtataaagagggaaaaaaggaaaacggcaaaggaagagaagaagggaaaagaggaaagaaaaaggcgaaaaaagggggaaaaaacgggaaaaagagagaaaaaaaaaaaaggaaagcaaatgacTTAAAGTACATTTTTTGAAATGTCATATATTGCAACATATTGATGCATTTGTCATACGTTTCTACTTAAATTATGAAGCACTTATGGTTTAGATGTAAGAATAATTCTATGTCAGGGTAAAGGTTTTATTTTAGATACGGAGCTCCGGGCGGGGCTGCGGCGGCGGCTGGAGGCGGACGGCGGACGGGACCCCCCCAACCCTCCTCGCTCCGGGGCTCCCCGCTCCCCCGTCCCcgcccgtcccgtcccgtccccgccgcccgcccgcgtGTGACATGTGCCCGTGAATGATGGAGTCTCGGTAGtttggtgtttcttttcatgcccccgcccggcccggcccgcccaCCCCCCGAAAAGATTTATTAAACTTTATAGTCTATCTGGGTGCGCTGGGTGCTTTGAcaataaatgatttattttctgcatcGCAGCAGCAGTTACTCCGTGGGGCCGCGGGGTCGGACCCTCCGCTCCCCCATTCTCCCCCGGCCTCGCTCCGCGCCCCTCTGCACCTCCGTCCCTCCCgtccccttctcttttctccattcctctctttcttttctttctcgttctttctttctcttttattttcctttcccttttcattctttcctattCCGttccccctctcctttttcGCTCTTTACACTCCATTTCaatcacttctttttcccttccccgTTTCCAcgtttccttttctcctttttccccgttctcctttttacttctttcaatTTCccactttctccttttccttcccttttctcattttcctttttcctttttgcttccccttttccattttcccatcgtattttccccattcc
This region of Coturnix japonica isolate 7356 chromosome 4, Coturnix japonica 2.1, whole genome shotgun sequence genomic DNA includes:
- the PRDM8 gene encoding PR domain zinc finger protein 8, whose amino-acid sequence is MEDAPRGPWDGEAKAVQQCLTDIFTSVYTTCDIPENAIFGPCVLSHTSLYDSIAFIALKSTDKRTVPYIFRVDTSAANGSAEGLMWLRLVQAARERQEQNLEAYVKSGQLFYRSLRRIAKDEELLVWYGKELAELLLLGPARGPDGSPPFSCPECGQRFQFELPFAAHLRFRCPKRLHGTNGGPPDGKEAAAKEPEPAKFAKPLPHPFPDGGAGGAAKPSTDFHNLARELENPPRRPDVTPEGAGGGTKRRYPEEEARSRFPTERPGLPAAPKEEPVCTPQQQFRAAGSYCGPEDGGRLFAPPSPETGEAKRSAFVEVKKAARGPEPDAAPEDGPERSSPAAPTAGGGGEPALCPRSGGGGGNGAATRGSAFSSVPQLGAAGAVGAEERKSAFSQPARCFPPLPLGPKLGALGEPCPDGPSAGRLYAAELAAKEGAGGGAGAKQSPFLYATAFWPKSSAAAVGPLQLQLPSALTLLPPSFASLCLPAQNWCAKCNASFRMTSDLVYHMRSHHKKEYALEPLVKRRREEKLKCPICNESFRERHHLSRHMTSHN